In Devosia litorisediminis, one genomic interval encodes:
- the chrA gene encoding chromate efflux transporter — translation MDTSPVKPAGSPGEVFAAFLKLGVTAFGGPIAHLGYFRDELVLRRKWLDDAAYADLVALCQFLPGPASSQVGFALGLWRAGPMGALAAWAAFTLPSAALLIAFAMAANALDGAIAQGVLHGLKLVAVAVVAQAVWGMARSLTPDRIRASIAVLAIAVMVLVPGALGQVLAIVLGVIGGLWLCRDLPIPGSSPVHFSVSRQTGFIALVLFAVLLLGLPVLAGMAENHAMGMIDAFYRAGSLVFGGGHVVLPLLEAETVARGWLTADSFTAGYGATQAVPGPLFTFAAYLGAAQTPMPNDIGGGLIALLAIFAPGFLLLVGVLPFWNTVRTRPLAQAGMRGANAAVVGILGVALYNPVFTSAVLGPIDFALAVAGIVLLVAWKAPPWVVVLALAVSGGVLGGLGMVAV, via the coding sequence TTGGATACCTCCCCCGTCAAACCCGCCGGATCGCCGGGCGAAGTCTTTGCCGCCTTTCTCAAGCTCGGCGTAACCGCTTTTGGCGGCCCGATTGCCCATCTGGGCTATTTTCGCGACGAACTGGTCTTGCGGCGCAAATGGCTTGATGACGCCGCCTATGCCGATCTGGTGGCGCTGTGCCAGTTCCTGCCCGGGCCGGCCTCCAGCCAGGTCGGCTTCGCGCTGGGCCTGTGGCGGGCAGGGCCCATGGGCGCTCTCGCGGCATGGGCCGCCTTCACCCTGCCATCGGCAGCATTGCTGATCGCCTTTGCCATGGCCGCAAATGCGCTTGATGGCGCTATCGCTCAGGGCGTGCTGCATGGGCTCAAGCTCGTGGCAGTCGCGGTGGTGGCCCAAGCCGTATGGGGCATGGCCCGATCGCTGACACCAGACCGTATCCGCGCCAGCATCGCCGTATTGGCGATTGCCGTCATGGTGCTTGTACCCGGCGCGCTGGGGCAGGTGCTGGCTATTGTGCTGGGTGTGATCGGCGGGCTCTGGCTATGTCGTGATCTGCCGATTCCCGGCTCATCGCCGGTTCATTTCTCCGTCAGTCGCCAGACCGGCTTCATTGCCCTTGTTCTGTTCGCCGTGTTGCTGCTGGGGCTGCCTGTTCTGGCCGGCATGGCCGAGAACCACGCCATGGGGATGATTGACGCCTTTTATCGTGCCGGCTCCCTGGTGTTTGGCGGCGGCCATGTTGTGCTGCCGCTGCTCGAAGCCGAGACAGTGGCGCGGGGCTGGCTGACCGCCGACAGCTTTACTGCCGGCTATGGCGCGACCCAGGCCGTGCCCGGTCCGCTCTTCACCTTCGCTGCCTATCTGGGCGCCGCCCAAACCCCCATGCCCAATGATATTGGCGGCGGCCTGATTGCACTGCTTGCGATCTTCGCGCCGGGTTTTTTGCTGCTGGTGGGCGTGCTGCCCTTCTGGAACACAGTGCGCACGCGTCCGCTAGCGCAAGCCGGGATGCGGGGCGCCAATGCTGCCGTGGTCGGTATTTTGGGCGTCGCACTCTACAATCCCGTTTTCACCAGCGCCGTGCTGGGACCGATCGACTTTGCTCTGGCCGTCGCAGGCATTGTATTGCTGGTCGCCTGGAAGGCACCCCCATGGGTGGTGGTGCTGGCGCTGGCCGTGAGCGGCGGGGTGCTGGGTGGCCTTGGCATGGTGGCAGTCTAG